A section of the Rossellomorea marisflavi genome encodes:
- a CDS encoding ABC transporter ATP-binding protein has product MAELKLDSIYKIYDKKVTAVTDFNLHIKDKEFIVFVGPSGCGKSTTLRMIAGLEEISQGDFSIDGKRVNDVAPKDRDIAMVFQNYALYPHMSVYDNMAFGLKLRKFDKKEIDRRVQEAAKILGLEALLDRKPKALSGGQRQRVALGRAIVRDAKVFLMDEPLSNLDAKLRVQMRAEIAKLHQRLQTTTIYVTHDQTEAMTMATRIVVMKDGVIQQVGSPKEVYDKPENVFVGGFIGSPAMNFFQGKLEENYFVCGKTKVLVPEGKMKVLREQGQVGKSITLGVRPEDIHDEPLFIDTAEGAKISVKIEVSELTGAETMLYSQLEGQDFVARVDSRTDIQAGETITMALDMNKAHFFDAESEERIR; this is encoded by the coding sequence ATGGCTGAATTGAAACTGGACAGTATCTATAAGATCTATGATAAAAAGGTGACAGCGGTCACCGACTTCAATCTACATATCAAGGATAAGGAGTTCATCGTCTTCGTCGGACCATCAGGTTGCGGAAAGTCGACGACCCTTCGCATGATTGCCGGACTGGAAGAGATTTCTCAAGGAGATTTCTCCATCGACGGAAAACGGGTGAATGACGTTGCACCAAAGGATCGTGATATCGCCATGGTGTTCCAGAACTATGCTCTCTACCCTCATATGAGCGTATATGATAATATGGCGTTCGGCCTTAAACTAAGGAAGTTCGACAAGAAGGAAATCGACCGACGCGTCCAGGAAGCTGCTAAGATCCTCGGCCTTGAAGCCCTTCTTGATCGTAAGCCGAAGGCATTGTCCGGTGGTCAGCGCCAGCGTGTCGCATTGGGTCGGGCCATTGTCCGAGATGCCAAGGTCTTCCTCATGGATGAACCTCTATCCAACCTTGACGCTAAACTGCGTGTACAGATGCGTGCAGAAATCGCCAAGCTCCATCAGCGTCTTCAAACGACAACCATTTATGTGACGCATGATCAGACGGAGGCCATGACCATGGCGACCCGGATCGTCGTCATGAAAGATGGAGTCATTCAGCAGGTCGGCTCACCTAAAGAAGTGTATGATAAGCCTGAGAATGTATTCGTAGGCGGCTTCATCGGCTCACCGGCCATGAACTTCTTCCAAGGAAAACTGGAAGAAAACTACTTCGTATGCGGGAAGACAAAGGTCCTCGTTCCGGAAGGGAAAATGAAAGTCCTCCGGGAACAGGGTCAAGTAGGAAAGTCCATCACCCTGGGTGTCCGTCCTGAAGATATCCATGATGAGCCCCTTTTCATCGATACTGCAGAGGGTGCAAAGATATCAGTCAAGATTGAAGTATCAGAGCTGACCGGTGCAGAAACGATGCTGTACTCCCAGCTCGAAGGACAGGATTTTGTCGCAAGGGTGGATTCACGCACAGATATCCAAGCTGGGGAAACGATCACCATGGCACTGGATATGAATAAAGCGCATTTCTTCGATGCAGAATCTGAAGAACGCATTCGATAA
- a CDS encoding PucR family transcriptional regulator, with amino-acid sequence MLTSLLKKYPEAAVRSSRPGTLDFGKAWFTNEEEDTFIGIDRNKITEEEVELLKCLFIEVGSPVTLLNGSFEAREWFSFLYEGGHQPRISQDEYRIIQFSMNGEIEHSMMKEAFHHLLPEGVQSVLFSDGTGLFIERKSNEVLDHEQLFTISHVIESDFFVSTLFFTGQFHTLGPTFPEAFSFERELFTMPASLSHSVIHSVESLLPSFLLHCMPPEWKTHLLGHVITILEEDPDWTQIIKVFLENQANVSQTAKKLFMHRNSVQYRIERFIDKTGIDIRSFQGAILAYLACLDHLHDKVNKEEE; translated from the coding sequence ATGCTGACATCCCTACTCAAAAAGTATCCTGAAGCAGCTGTCAGGTCCTCCCGACCGGGTACACTCGATTTCGGGAAGGCCTGGTTTACAAATGAAGAAGAAGACACGTTCATTGGAATCGATCGAAATAAAATTACCGAAGAAGAAGTGGAGCTACTGAAATGTTTGTTCATCGAAGTCGGTTCCCCCGTTACCCTACTCAACGGCTCATTTGAAGCCCGGGAATGGTTTTCTTTCCTCTATGAAGGTGGACATCAACCTCGTATCTCCCAGGATGAATACAGGATCATCCAATTCTCCATGAACGGTGAAATCGAGCACTCTATGATGAAGGAAGCCTTTCACCATCTGCTCCCGGAAGGAGTCCAGTCGGTCTTGTTCAGTGACGGGACAGGTCTGTTCATTGAACGAAAAAGCAACGAAGTGCTAGATCATGAGCAGCTGTTCACGATCTCCCATGTGATTGAGTCGGATTTTTTCGTCTCGACCTTGTTCTTCACGGGACAGTTCCATACGCTTGGCCCCACCTTCCCTGAAGCTTTTTCCTTCGAGCGGGAATTGTTCACCATGCCTGCATCGCTTAGTCATTCTGTCATTCACTCGGTTGAATCACTACTGCCATCCTTCCTGCTCCACTGTATGCCACCTGAGTGGAAAACACATCTCCTCGGACATGTGATCACCATACTGGAAGAAGATCCTGATTGGACACAGATCATCAAGGTATTCCTTGAAAATCAGGCCAATGTAAGCCAGACCGCGAAGAAGCTTTTCATGCACCGCAATTCGGTTCAGTACCGTATCGAACGTTTTATCGACAAGACAGGTATCGATATACGAAGCTTTCAGGGTGCAATCCTTGCCTATCTTGCCTGCCTGGATCATCTCCATGACAAGGTGAACAAGGAAGAAGAGTGA
- a CDS encoding metal-sensitive transcriptional regulator, which produces MEYTKEVTNRMKRLEGQVRGVLKMMDDGKDCKEVVTQLSAVRTAVDRTIGLVVAKNLEACIKDSEEKGMNTEEAIQEAVNLLVRSR; this is translated from the coding sequence ATGGAATATACAAAAGAAGTCACAAATCGAATGAAACGCTTGGAAGGCCAAGTACGCGGTGTATTGAAGATGATGGATGATGGGAAGGATTGCAAAGAAGTCGTCACTCAGCTTTCCGCCGTCAGGACTGCCGTGGACCGCACGATCGGACTTGTTGTCGCGAAGAATCTTGAAGCATGCATCAAGGATTCAGAAGAGAAAGGCATGAATACGGAAGAGGCCATTCAGGAGGCAGTCAACCTTTTGGTGAGAAGCCGCTGA
- a CDS encoding DUF5342 family protein, with protein sequence MIQHFQYRSMYENKELPGWYISFFYGGVKHEGTYHKDGRIDCKPALDEKCAKQIHDLMLFHVYE encoded by the coding sequence ATGATTCAACATTTTCAATACAGGAGCATGTATGAAAACAAAGAGTTACCGGGCTGGTATATTTCATTTTTCTACGGCGGCGTCAAGCATGAAGGGACCTACCATAAAGACGGCCGGATCGACTGCAAGCCTGCTCTCGATGAGAAATGTGCCAAACAGATCCACGATCTCATGCTTTTCCACGTCTATGAATGA
- a CDS encoding ferritin-like domain-containing protein: MNEFIRDIQKAISDEWTAYHFYKELQSRTNNPLFVEFISSARQDEKKHYDLFQYLHHLLTGEYYEHKKEKVEFTTFKEGILRALKDELDCASYYRDLLMDIPNQQAYKPLFIAMTDETAHSTRFQTIYQSLR; the protein is encoded by the coding sequence ATGAATGAATTTATCCGGGATATACAAAAAGCCATAAGCGACGAATGGACAGCCTATCATTTCTATAAAGAATTGCAGAGTCGAACGAATAATCCATTATTTGTGGAGTTCATCAGCTCAGCCCGACAAGATGAGAAAAAGCATTATGATCTATTTCAGTATCTGCATCATCTGCTTACAGGAGAATATTATGAACATAAAAAAGAAAAGGTCGAGTTCACAACCTTTAAAGAAGGGATTCTGCGTGCACTGAAGGACGAGCTGGACTGTGCTTCATACTATCGGGATCTTCTGATGGATATACCGAATCAGCAGGCTTATAAACCGCTCTTTATAGCCATGACTGATGAGACGGCACACTCGACCCGTTTCCAAACGATTTATCAGTCCTTGCGCTGA
- a CDS encoding YheC/YheD family protein, whose protein sequence is MRILYDRRRRIFCHDERSISTYAFGLDSFLLQSKKSEDSYAFPIGSPNDGVIPLIGILADKDRANRYRGNFELFKTLQEIIQAAGAMCFVFSPGDIECNTVSGIAFSDALDRWVTCHFPLPNVIYNRIPTPAGEQNEAFLNVTSWSKDHKIPFFNPHFFNKWEIYQILREREELRPHLPATEQIQDSVHLKEFLTEHKQIYIKHSLSSKGKGIRKVEVHEDGKVICRSIKKIEHFSSAERLAHAYPEWFEEKDWIVQEAIQCRSLNGHRYDYRVLVLSSEDGFSVTGIGVRMSHRQEVTTHVPSGGTIISLDDVAKEDTKLVLDSIMKICGETLTESLGFIGEFSADIAPRKEEGFVLFEINSKPMIFDELDIETSRRKKLVDTFFSLASSRPQRKD, encoded by the coding sequence ATGAGAATCCTATATGATCGAAGGAGAAGAATCTTCTGCCATGACGAAAGGAGTATATCCACCTATGCGTTCGGTCTGGATTCCTTTCTTTTGCAATCAAAAAAATCCGAAGACTCCTACGCCTTTCCCATAGGCTCTCCCAATGACGGGGTGATCCCCCTCATAGGCATCCTGGCTGATAAGGACAGGGCGAATCGCTACCGCGGAAATTTTGAACTCTTTAAAACCCTTCAGGAAATCATCCAGGCTGCTGGGGCCATGTGTTTTGTTTTTTCACCCGGAGATATCGAGTGCAACACGGTTTCCGGCATTGCCTTTAGTGATGCGCTGGACAGATGGGTGACCTGCCACTTTCCCCTTCCAAACGTCATTTATAACCGAATTCCCACTCCGGCGGGCGAACAAAATGAAGCGTTTCTGAATGTAACCTCGTGGAGTAAAGATCATAAGATTCCTTTCTTCAATCCCCACTTTTTCAACAAATGGGAGATTTATCAGATCCTCCGGGAAAGGGAAGAACTACGTCCCCATCTTCCCGCTACCGAACAAATCCAGGATTCCGTCCATCTGAAGGAATTTTTGACAGAACATAAACAGATCTATATCAAACATTCCCTTTCATCCAAAGGTAAAGGCATCCGCAAGGTCGAGGTCCATGAAGATGGGAAGGTGATTTGCCGCAGTATCAAAAAAATCGAGCACTTCTCCTCTGCTGAGCGATTGGCGCATGCGTACCCCGAATGGTTCGAAGAAAAAGACTGGATCGTCCAGGAGGCCATTCAGTGTCGGTCACTGAACGGACACCGATATGACTACAGAGTGCTTGTCCTCTCCTCGGAGGATGGATTCAGTGTGACGGGAATCGGGGTGCGGATGTCGCACCGACAGGAAGTGACCACCCACGTCCCCTCAGGGGGAACGATCATTTCCCTTGACGATGTTGCCAAAGAGGACACAAAGCTGGTGCTCGATTCCATCATGAAGATCTGCGGGGAAACGCTCACCGAATCACTCGGGTTCATTGGGGAGTTTTCCGCTGATATCGCTCCAAGGAAAGAGGAAGGCTTCGTTTTATTTGAAATCAACTCCAAGCCGATGATATTCGATGAACTAGATATTGAAACCTCCCGACGCAAGAAGCTTGTGGATACATTTTTCTCCCTTGCCTCCTCCCGTCCTCAGCGCAAGGACTGA
- a CDS encoding YheC/YheD family protein, with protein MLKPFKVEVFQEERLLLYLPVSFNRDSIPGSITLGTRKVEAECRTHPNGRNVIGISSPLADALHLPRGVGSLHLHQVEEELYLGALIGIFTAGFTQFKMNPVGERSRMFQRLLAVQGTLGVIPFVFGEHDIQWEDGLIHALFHFGDQWERHFIPFPTVIYDRLPNRRSEKKRSFLSLKERLQGEYGIPWYNPGFFNKLDLFERLAGVEEAAAFLPETHQFQSISDLERMLATYRHVYVKPANGSLGNGIHKITYDRGKDGYFCRFKDGDQQVRLLRFKNLESLVQSVMKGRKLDSFIIQQGINLIEDDHRPLDFRVHTNKDDEGRWHVSAIAAKVAGSGSVTTHAKSGGEVKVLSELFAEDERHVIETRLKDAAIRLSHSIEANMEGYVGEIGFDLGVDESGRIWMFEANSKPGRSIFTHPSLKAEDVLTRKLALSFGVFLSRKTIEELVP; from the coding sequence ATGTTGAAACCTTTTAAAGTTGAAGTTTTTCAAGAAGAGCGTCTCCTCCTCTACCTTCCTGTTTCTTTCAATAGGGATTCAATACCGGGAAGCATCACTCTCGGGACAAGGAAGGTCGAAGCAGAATGCAGGACACACCCCAATGGACGAAATGTCATCGGCATCAGCTCCCCCCTTGCCGATGCCCTGCATCTCCCTCGCGGAGTGGGGAGCCTCCACCTTCATCAGGTGGAGGAGGAGCTTTACCTTGGCGCATTGATCGGCATATTCACGGCCGGATTCACGCAGTTCAAGATGAACCCCGTCGGGGAACGCTCGCGCATGTTCCAGCGGTTGCTTGCTGTACAGGGTACGCTCGGAGTCATACCGTTTGTGTTCGGGGAACATGACATCCAGTGGGAGGACGGACTCATCCATGCCCTTTTTCACTTTGGCGATCAATGGGAGCGGCACTTCATCCCGTTCCCAACCGTCATCTACGACCGCCTCCCCAACCGCAGGAGCGAAAAAAAACGTTCCTTCCTTTCACTAAAGGAGCGACTTCAAGGAGAATACGGAATTCCGTGGTATAATCCCGGCTTTTTCAACAAACTTGATCTTTTCGAGAGATTGGCAGGGGTTGAAGAAGCCGCAGCCTTCCTCCCGGAAACCCATCAGTTCCAATCCATCAGTGATCTTGAGCGGATGCTTGCAACATACCGGCATGTGTACGTGAAGCCTGCAAATGGAAGTCTCGGGAACGGAATTCATAAAATCACGTATGACCGGGGGAAGGATGGATATTTTTGCAGATTCAAGGACGGCGACCAGCAGGTTCGCCTACTCCGGTTTAAGAACCTTGAATCCCTTGTTCAATCGGTCATGAAGGGTCGGAAACTCGATTCCTTCATCATCCAACAGGGAATCAATCTGATTGAAGATGACCATCGCCCGCTGGACTTCAGGGTCCATACGAATAAAGATGATGAAGGACGGTGGCACGTATCGGCCATCGCAGCCAAAGTCGCAGGTTCCGGAAGTGTGACCACCCACGCAAAATCCGGAGGGGAAGTGAAGGTACTGAGCGAGCTCTTTGCGGAAGATGAAAGGCATGTGATAGAAACCCGGCTCAAGGATGCAGCCATTCGACTGTCGCATTCCATCGAAGCAAATATGGAGGGCTATGTGGGAGAAATCGGATTCGACCTCGGAGTCGACGAGAGTGGACGGATCTGGATGTTCGAAGCCAATTCAAAACCCGGCCGCTCGATCTTCACCCATCCCTCCCTGAAAGCCGAAGATGTCCTCACAAGAAAGCTTGCCCTCTCCTTTGGTGTATTCCTCTCTCGCAAAACCATCGAGGAATTGGTGCCATGA
- a CDS encoding YheC/YheD family protein — protein sequence MNHLGILTLNPDPANPLYSGIGKESLSYPICLHLFSPEDLSPFTEGIEGYTYCRESGVWKEDAFRIPEYLYDRTYYQAGKQQQAKAVVQWLKQQPHVTFLGYGLPNKWILYEELRKGPLAPYLPGTRLLKEVEDLTAFLNREEEAIIKPVDGAHGFGIYHLRTNGPSIIVRTTKKDGILSHTFHNRDEFKRFTLRLMKKHTFLIQRRLENQVQDRPYDLRIHMAKDPSGNWQEYHRAFRYGHPEGILTNVSSGAEYVPYDEWKAAHPGPPWAVMEEELKEILSILPLELEERFSPLLELGIDITIGADHSIWLLDINSKPGHKLMQTGGLDSSELSRIPLDHCMNLSSQSAPTRSDH from the coding sequence ATGAATCATCTTGGCATCCTGACGTTGAACCCCGACCCTGCCAATCCGCTTTATTCAGGGATAGGCAAGGAATCCTTGTCTTATCCGATTTGCCTGCACTTGTTTTCTCCGGAGGACCTCTCTCCTTTCACGGAAGGAATTGAGGGCTATACGTACTGCCGGGAATCCGGGGTATGGAAGGAAGATGCCTTTCGGATCCCGGAATACTTATATGACCGCACCTATTATCAAGCAGGAAAGCAACAGCAGGCAAAGGCGGTGGTCCAATGGTTGAAGCAACAGCCCCACGTTACATTCCTTGGCTACGGTTTGCCGAACAAATGGATCCTCTATGAGGAGCTTCGGAAGGGTCCTCTTGCACCCTATCTCCCCGGCACACGTCTTCTAAAGGAGGTCGAGGACCTTACCGCCTTCCTGAATCGCGAAGAAGAAGCCATCATCAAGCCTGTGGACGGAGCCCATGGATTCGGCATCTATCACCTTCGTACTAACGGTCCTTCAATTATCGTCAGAACGACGAAAAAGGATGGAATCCTTTCCCATACATTTCACAACCGGGATGAATTCAAGCGATTCACCCTCCGTTTAATGAAGAAACATACCTTTCTGATCCAAAGACGCCTGGAGAATCAAGTTCAAGATCGACCTTATGATCTACGGATCCACATGGCGAAAGATCCAAGTGGAAACTGGCAGGAATATCATCGCGCCTTCCGATACGGACATCCTGAAGGCATTTTGACCAACGTATCCTCCGGCGCCGAGTATGTTCCCTATGATGAGTGGAAAGCAGCGCATCCCGGCCCACCTTGGGCAGTCATGGAAGAAGAACTGAAAGAAATCCTGTCCATTCTGCCCCTGGAATTGGAAGAACGATTTTCACCGTTGCTGGAACTGGGAATCGATATCACGATTGGTGCTGATCATTCCATTTGGCTGCTCGATATCAACTCAAAACCTGGACATAAACTCATGCAGACCGGCGGGCTCGATTCTTCTGAGCTATCCCGCATCCCCTTAGACCACTGCATGAATCTATCATCACAGTCTGCACCCACGAGGAGTGATCACTGA
- a CDS encoding YheC/YheD family protein gives MEDWMLEDGITLTVGTTSTLVECFPSPTDDLILTSFLPWSHALHDRVFHIHVDRLRAGIGIGPITAILINKTAESLSDYAHECQRFFRQNGGLLYLLPVSSFLQKDGTGLLYSEGDWEGCSVPSPSVLYNRIPSRRLETTGPFKHAVTCLEQAGAAIFNTRFLSKSEVDQALNHHPLLQDHIPPSATGVDELEGMLSTYGDVFIKNIHGSKGRNIIRVTSGDGWEVRQNSFPGDSHQTFKDYRSLEKKVRAWCRNSTYLIQETIPFCLYKGRPLDFRILCHRIGQEWTVLSSVARVAGDGEFVSNVDRGGQTAKPRTILNDILPLSKGIYENMKAISLSTAVYLSEVLDGHFSEFGIDLGIDADGKPWIIEVNSKPSKLSSQHSEAVRPSVRGLYQHSLSIWKEEEEEK, from the coding sequence TTGGAGGACTGGATGCTCGAAGATGGGATCACGCTTACAGTTGGTACGACTTCCACCTTGGTGGAATGCTTTCCTTCCCCGACGGATGACCTGATTCTGACCTCTTTCTTGCCCTGGTCGCATGCCTTACATGACCGGGTCTTTCATATACACGTCGATCGGCTCCGTGCCGGGATCGGGATTGGACCGATCACAGCAATCCTCATCAACAAAACGGCAGAATCACTCAGTGACTATGCCCATGAATGCCAACGCTTCTTCCGTCAAAATGGAGGCTTGCTTTATTTGCTTCCTGTTTCATCTTTTCTCCAAAAGGACGGGACCGGGCTACTCTATTCAGAAGGTGATTGGGAGGGTTGTTCCGTTCCTTCCCCAAGCGTCTTATATAATCGCATTCCTTCCAGGCGACTTGAGACCACAGGCCCATTCAAGCACGCTGTCACCTGTTTGGAACAAGCGGGGGCCGCTATTTTCAATACACGGTTTCTCTCTAAGTCAGAAGTGGATCAAGCACTGAATCATCATCCGCTCCTCCAGGATCATATCCCTCCTTCTGCCACTGGTGTTGATGAGTTGGAAGGGATGCTCTCAACATATGGAGATGTGTTCATCAAGAACATCCATGGCAGCAAGGGAAGGAACATCATCAGGGTGACCTCAGGGGACGGATGGGAAGTAAGACAGAATTCATTTCCGGGAGACAGCCACCAGACGTTCAAGGACTACCGCTCACTGGAGAAAAAAGTTCGTGCGTGGTGCAGGAATTCCACCTATCTCATCCAGGAGACGATCCCTTTCTGTCTGTACAAAGGTCGGCCCTTGGACTTCCGTATCCTATGCCACCGCATCGGTCAGGAGTGGACGGTCCTCTCATCGGTTGCGAGGGTTGCCGGAGACGGCGAATTCGTATCGAATGTCGATCGTGGGGGACAAACGGCGAAACCACGTACCATCCTGAACGACATCCTGCCTCTTTCTAAAGGCATTTACGAGAATATGAAGGCTATCAGCCTGAGTACAGCTGTGTATCTTTCCGAGGTGCTCGACGGCCATTTTTCCGAGTTTGGCATCGACCTCGGCATCGATGCTGATGGTAAACCATGGATCATCGAAGTAAACTCCAAACCAAGTAAACTCTCCAGCCAGCATTCTGAAGCGGTAAGACCCTCGGTTCGTGGATTGTATCAACATAGTCTTTCCATATGGAAAGAAGAGGAGGAAGAAAAATGA
- a CDS encoding DUF445 domain-containing protein: MNAFILILFMVAVGALIGGVTNHLAIKMLFRPYRAYYIGKFRIPFTPGLIPRRRDELAVSMGKTVVDHLLTPDSLQKKILNPAFKGEAVKYLKAELTPIFQSEKPIGEWIEEFNIPVNTMMIHDYLDKWIETKVIETRLSYADRSLGEAMPLEWKEKAEEKIPAIVAMIAGKAEDYFTSPEGKSKVKVMIDDFLKERGRLGNMIGMFLGNTSVADKVQPEIVKFIKHPGTQEILLNLIRSEWEKLQEKTIGELTVSFSDEALVSSVQSYAKRVLKVDEFFSRPLGSVLSRHEETFFTKLLPAWVDQGTDLLGRKLPGVMEKMNLQEIVQEQVSSFSVGRLEELVLGISKREFKMITYLGALLGGVIGIIQGIFALLIG; encoded by the coding sequence ATGAATGCGTTCATCCTCATTCTTTTCATGGTGGCAGTGGGTGCCCTGATCGGTGGAGTCACGAACCATCTGGCCATCAAGATGCTCTTCAGACCGTATCGGGCTTATTATATCGGGAAATTCCGTATTCCTTTTACTCCAGGTCTCATTCCGAGGAGAAGGGACGAACTGGCCGTATCAATGGGGAAAACCGTAGTGGACCACCTTCTCACTCCGGATAGCCTTCAAAAAAAGATTCTCAATCCGGCTTTTAAGGGAGAAGCGGTCAAGTATTTGAAAGCTGAACTCACCCCGATCTTCCAATCAGAGAAACCGATTGGTGAATGGATCGAAGAGTTCAATATTCCTGTAAATACCATGATGATCCATGATTACCTTGATAAGTGGATTGAAACGAAAGTGATCGAAACAAGGCTAAGCTATGCGGACCGTTCCTTAGGGGAGGCCATGCCTCTTGAATGGAAGGAGAAAGCAGAAGAGAAGATTCCTGCGATTGTGGCGATGATCGCAGGGAAGGCCGAGGACTATTTTACAAGTCCCGAAGGAAAATCAAAGGTAAAGGTGATGATCGATGACTTCCTGAAAGAGAGGGGGAGGCTCGGGAATATGATCGGGATGTTCCTGGGGAATACGTCGGTTGCCGATAAAGTACAGCCAGAGATCGTCAAGTTCATCAAACATCCCGGTACCCAGGAAATCCTCTTGAATCTGATAAGAAGTGAATGGGAGAAACTCCAAGAAAAAACCATTGGTGAATTGACCGTAAGCTTCTCAGATGAGGCCCTGGTCTCATCGGTTCAAAGCTATGCAAAACGGGTTCTGAAGGTGGATGAGTTCTTTTCACGCCCCCTTGGAAGTGTTCTATCCCGCCATGAAGAGACATTTTTCACCAAGCTCCTTCCTGCATGGGTGGACCAAGGTACCGATCTTCTCGGACGCAAGCTCCCAGGGGTGATGGAGAAGATGAATCTTCAAGAAATCGTTCAGGAACAGGTGTCGTCCTTCTCGGTAGGGAGGCTTGAGGAACTGGTCCTTGGCATATCCAAGCGTGAGTTCAAAATGATCACGTACCTTGGTGCCCTGTTGGGTGGGGTCATTGGAATCATCCAAGGAATCTTTGCTCTGTTGATTGGATGA
- a CDS encoding YlbF family regulator translates to MAINLYDQANELERALRQSDEFQQLKNMYDEVNSDESASKMFENFRNIQMQLQQKQMSGEEITQEEVEQAQKAAQLVQQHDKISKLMEAEQRMSMVITDLNKVIMKPLEELYGSVQQ, encoded by the coding sequence TTGGCTATCAACTTATACGATCAAGCAAATGAATTGGAGCGCGCACTCCGTCAAAGTGACGAATTCCAACAGCTGAAAAACATGTATGATGAAGTGAACAGTGACGAATCTGCCAGCAAGATGTTCGAGAACTTCCGCAACATCCAGATGCAGCTTCAACAAAAACAAATGAGCGGTGAAGAAATCACTCAAGAAGAAGTAGAGCAGGCTCAAAAAGCGGCCCAGCTCGTCCAGCAGCACGACAAAATCTCAAAACTCATGGAAGCAGAACAACGCATGAGCATGGTGATCACCGATTTGAATAAAGTCATCATGAAACCACTGGAAGAACTATACGGTTCCGTACAGCAATAA
- a CDS encoding Cof-type HAD-IIB family hydrolase, with amino-acid sequence MMIYRMLALNIDGTIVNQSGKIAKETKEAIEYVQHKGVPVTLVTSRSFNSAKKVAKSLNLTGPIITHGGAYIAAELEKPLYVKKISETITYEIAHFLEGFPCQIQMAHERQSIIGKTNSPSKELARLSWQRESRLLYSKQYVDSISEHLAANPMTVPKISVVLERKEDVWDIIAALTAMYDEVDAIPTSENSLDIVPKGVSKLRGLMYLTERYALKKEQVVMVGAGVDDMDAMRCCGLGVAMGGASAEVRKAADWVTRSQHEKGIPYFISEVFRKQHPIPFLKKMNIIKS; translated from the coding sequence ATGATGATCTATAGAATGCTTGCTCTCAATATCGACGGTACGATCGTGAATCAAAGCGGAAAGATTGCAAAGGAAACGAAGGAGGCAATTGAATACGTTCAACATAAAGGGGTTCCTGTCACCCTTGTGACGAGCAGGAGCTTCAACTCGGCAAAGAAAGTGGCTAAATCTCTGAATCTCACAGGTCCCATCATCACTCATGGGGGTGCCTATATCGCCGCTGAACTCGAAAAACCACTCTATGTCAAAAAGATATCCGAGACCATCACCTATGAAATCGCCCACTTCCTTGAAGGATTCCCTTGTCAGATCCAGATGGCCCATGAAAGGCAGTCGATCATCGGGAAAACCAATTCGCCGTCCAAGGAGCTTGCCCGCTTATCGTGGCAGCGGGAATCACGTCTTCTTTACAGCAAGCAATATGTCGACTCCATCAGTGAGCACCTTGCAGCAAATCCGATGACCGTTCCGAAAATCTCCGTGGTCCTTGAGAGGAAGGAAGATGTGTGGGATATCATCGCCGCACTCACAGCCATGTACGATGAAGTAGATGCCATCCCGACTTCGGAAAATAGTCTGGATATCGTTCCGAAAGGCGTATCAAAACTTCGCGGTCTCATGTATCTAACCGAACGCTATGCGTTGAAGAAGGAGCAGGTCGTCATGGTCGGGGCGGGAGTGGATGATATGGACGCCATGAGGTGCTGCGGTCTCGGTGTCGCCATGGGAGGGGCTTCTGCAGAAGTGAGGAAGGCAGCGGACTGGGTGACGAGGAGCCAGCATGAAAAGGGGATCCCGTACTTCATCAGTGAGGTGTTCAGGAAGCAGCATCCGATTCCTTTCCTTAAGAAGATGAATATCATAAAATCTTGA